The following proteins are encoded in a genomic region of Molothrus aeneus isolate 106 chromosome 14, BPBGC_Maene_1.0, whole genome shotgun sequence:
- the TMLHE gene encoding trimethyllysine dioxygenase, mitochondrial, producing MWCQRLACLLRGRRGSSGHRWPWLPRGPRPILAVPARCHPTAPASPCCAWELHQDHLELRYGSTVMRLDFVWLRDHCRSASCYNAKTKQRSLDTASVDLAIQPQAVRVDETTLFLTWPDGHVTRYGLEWLARNSYEGQKQQVMHPRILWNAEIYQQAQVPSIDCQSFLETDEGLKEFLQNFLLYGIAFVENVTPTKEDTEILAKRISIIRETIYGRMWYFTSDFSRGDTAYTKLALDRHTDTTYFQEPCGIQVFHCLKHEGTGGRTLLVDGFHAAERVLHQAPEHFELLAKVPLKHEYVENVGGCHNHMIGVGPVLNVYPWNNELYLIRYNNYDRAVINTVPHDVVRRWYHAHRALTAELRRPDNELWVKLKPGKVLFVDNWRVLHGREAFTGYRQLCGCYLTRDDVLNTARLLGLQA from the exons ATGTGGTGCCAGAGGCTGGCGTGCCTGCTCCGGGGGCGGCGTGGGAGCTCTGGACATCGCTGGCCATGGCTGCCCCGGGGCCCCAGGCCcatcctggctgtccctgcacgCTGCCACCCCACGGCCCCAGCGTccccctgctgtgcctgggagctgcaccAAGACCATCTCG agctgaggtACGGCAGCACCGTGATGCGCCTGGATTTCGTGTGGCTGCGGGATCACTGCCGCTCCGCCTCCTGCTACAACGCCAAGACCAAGCAGCGCAGCCTGGACACGGCCAGCGTGGACCTGGCcatccagccccaggctgtgcgGGTGGATGAGACCACGCTCTTCCTCACCT ggccggATGGACACGTCACACGGTATGGGCTGGAGTGGCTGGCAAGGAACAGCTACGAGGGGCAGAAGCAGCAAGTCATGCACCCCCGGATCCTCTGGAATGCTGAGATCTACCAGCAAGCCCAGGTCCCCTCCATCGACTGCCAGAGCTTCCTGGAGACAGACGAGGGTCTGAAGGAATTCCTGCAGAACTTCTTGTTGTATGGGATTGCTTTTGTGGAGAATGTCACTCCCACCAAAGAAGACACGGAAATCTTGGCAAAGAGGATCAGCATAATCAG GGAGACCATTTATGGCAGGATGTGGTACTTCACCTCTGACTTCTCCCGCGGAGACACAGCCTACACCAAGCTGGCCCTGGACCGGCACACAGACACCACCTACTTCCAGGAGCCCTGTGG CATCCAGGTGTTCCACTGCCTGAAGCACGAGGGCACGGGCGGGCGGACGCTGCTGGTGGATGGGTTCCACGCGGCCGAGCGGGTGCTGCACCAGGCCCCGGAGCACTTCGAGCTGCTGGCCAAGGTGCCCCTCAAACACGAGTACGTGGAGAACGTGGGCGGCTGCCACAACCACATGATCGGAGTGGGGCCGGTGCTCAACGTCTACCCCTGGAACAACGAGCTTTACCTCATCAG GTACAACAACTACGACCGTGCCGTGATCAACACGGTGCCCCATGACGTGGTGCGCCGCTGGTACCACGCGCACCGCGCCCTCACGGCCGAGCTGCGCCGGCCCGACAACGAGCTCTGGGTCAAGCTGAAGCCAGGCAAG gTCCTGTTTGTGGATAACTGGCGTGTCCTGCACGGCCGGGAGGCTTTCACCGGGTACCGGCAGCTCTGTGGGTGTTACCTGACGAGGGACGACGTGCTGAACACTGCCcgcctgctggggctgcaggcctAG